CCATCACACGGTCACATGTGGCGAGGGGCTTGTTCCTCTCCCATTggtaaaggaaaacttttgccacttttttttctccccttttcttcttcgtctCAATAATGTGAGCTGAGAGATGTTCCTTGTCTTATCAACTATAGGAGTTGAGTACAAACAAAAGAAGGTTATAACTGTTGGATCTTGGATATAGATGgacaaaaattataatttaaccAATTCATGTTCACCTTCCTCTACATAAAAATAAGGCCAACCCTTCAGTTTTTGATTCCCAAAATACAAACTAAGcttcaaataataatataaaaaaacagaaataatgtGTATAAAATAAATAAGTTATAATACAAAGAGAAAGCGTGAACCCATAAAACTTGCAAGATCTCCACCTTTAAGTGTACCCCTTAACAAGAAGTGCCCCTATTGTTCCTACCTCTCTCTAACCTCACAAATCTCCTATTGTTAGACCTTTTagcaagaagaaaaaggataaCTGCCCATTGCAAGGctatatataacaaaataaagcCGCTCTTTAGGGCACTATAACTGATGTATTTAATCTTTGAGACCTTGTGATCAGAATTCCTTATATCAAGAGAACTGGTGGAACTTTAGAGAATTCTTTCTCCTGTTCAATTTTCTTTGGTTGTTGCAACtgagggatggaagaagaagactgaTTTGGGTTATGGCGTGGGAACTCCGATAACATTTGAACCACCTCTCTCATTGTCGGGCGTTCGACACTGTTCTCTTGGATACAAAGCATGGCAACGAAGAAGACGTGCATTGATTCGTCTTGGGGAACATCGATTAATCTTGAATCGATGATTCGAATAACTTCTTCTTTGCAATAATTAGTTGATCTCTTGGCCCATTGGACGATATCCACACCATCTCCGAAATCACCAACCGGGCGACGACCGGTAATGAGTTCCAAGAGGACTACTCCAAAGCTATATACATCACTCTTCTCATCCACCCTAAGGGTGTATGCATATTCTGCATTGTCAAGCAAGAATAAATTAATGTTAGTGATAATCTCAccattagtgccctagagactAGAGATTTAGCATAAAATAGTGATTAATTGCAGGACCACAAAGTGGTGGTACACAAATTTATAAAGATTGCATTCAGGGATTAATCCAATGTGGAGGACCACATCAAGGGATAATTgacaaacaaaataaattaagaTATCATTTCCTAGAAAATCTGCACAAAGGCCTAAAAATATACTTAGCACTTAAAATAAATGAGGGTTCCATATTCCCTTATCCGAAAGTATAATATCTCGTGGTGATTTAGGTAAAGCTGAAATTTTGGTCATCTATTTACCTATCAAGTTTTAGTCCAATATGAGTTTCAAATGACATAACAAAAGGGTAAAAGATCCTTGTCAGGCTGCGTGCATACGTATGCTCAAGCACAAGATTATGCAATATAATAGTAAATTGAAAAAATCTCACCTCCATTGATATTCCTACACATTGTCATTGACCCTCGCACTTGGGCTAGGGCCACACAATCTGGCAATGATCCTAAGTAGGGTTTTAGAAATCAGTATCAAGATCCGTATCGGTCTCGACTGATACCATTCTGATATTGATCCGGATCAGCCCGTATCAGTCTCAGTCGGACAACTTTACCCttgttttctttaaatttttttttttttacatttttatcgTTGATTCGAACTGAACCACCGATACAGGATTGATCAGGAATCAATATTGGTCTATACCAATTCCGATACAAATCAaccgatccgataccaattcctcaaatcATGATCCTAAGACTATGGGTCAATGCCTTTATGTGTGTAGTAGAAGTACTCTAAGTACTAATTTAGTGGGCACCGAAAGGGAGCTCACAGTAATAGAAATAGATATGCGTGATGGATTGATTGCTTTCACGAAACACGACAGAGTCACACAGTGTACAAGGTCAAGTTGTTAACGGGTCACGCTAATGCATCGGTGTCAGAATCGGTGTGTCAGATATGACTCAGACCACAGACACGGAAATTGGTTCTGAGTGACCCCACCACCGATTTTGGCATGGAATTTCTCTTGTCTCATATTCTATAAGAAAGATCACGGGTGCAATTCTAAACTCTAAATTGGAACTCGGGTCGGGTCTACCTATGTAAGACCTGGACCAGACAGACCATTGACCAAATAAGCAACACGGCAAAGGTCAACCCTCTGAATGGTCCGACCAGGTGGTCTAATGGTCCATCATGAGGAAAACACAAAGAACAGAGTGAAGGGTAGAGAGTAGAGACtatgttaccaaaaaaacaagtgAAGGGTAGAGACTAGAGAGTAATGTATATACCAGGAGCAATGTAGCCATAGGAGCCTGCAATAGCTGACATGCATTCTGAGGCACCACCATCCACCAAGAACTTGGCAAGCCCAAAATCTGCAACATGAGCTTCAAAGCTTGAATTTAAGAGAATGTTGTTGGACTTAACATCTCTGTGAACAATCAGAGGAGAACAGTCATGGTGTAGATAACACAGTCCCTTTGCAGCTTCAATGGCTATCTTGTATCTCAAATCCCACCCTAAGAATCCACCTTTCTTGCCATGTAGAGCTTCTCCCAAGCTTCCATTCCTCATATACTCATAAACCAACAAGTTAGTCTCAGAATTTGAACAGAAAGCCAACAATCTCACAATGTTCCGATGTCGAATATTGCCTAGTGTTCGAATCTCAGCTCTAAACCCATGATCATGGTTGGTATTACCAAATCCAAGCAGCTTCTTTACAGCAATTTCCTCCCCATTGGGCATTTTTCCAAGATAAACGATCCCAGCTCCTCCTCTTCCGATCAAATTACAGTCCTTCGTGCATTCCAGTACGTCGGAGACAGTGAATTCGAGCTTCTGGAATGCAGTCATCTTCCATGTATGTGAACCGCGTCTCCTGAATGATTTAGCCTTTATAATTGCCGCAGTAGCGAAGACAAGGGAGCAGATTAGTAACCCAAGAACGAAGATCAACTTGAAATTCCCAGGAGCTTTTCCAGGTTTGATCATAAAAGTGGTGAAATTGCAGGGATTGTTCAAGACAGAACCACAGAGCCGGGGATTGCCCGCGAAAGATGAGGCATTGAAGAATGTGAATTGACCAGATTCTGGTAGCTTACCAGAGAGATCATTGAAGGAGAAATCAGCAGCAGTTAGGCTCTTCATGTTTCCAATTGACTTTGGTATTGTCTGATTAAGGTGGTTCCTTGATAAATTCAAATAATTCAGAATTCTGATATTCGATATCTCAGGTGGGATGATTCCAGAGAGGTTGTTTTGGCTGAGGTCTAGGTAGGTAAGTTGGGAACAATTTCCGATCTCCGGAGGGATTCCATTGGAAAGCAAGTTTCGGCTGAGATCAAGCTTAAGAACATGATGGAGTTCCCCAATTGAAGGTGGGATTAGGCCAGAGAATTGGTTTCCACTGAGAAGAAGGATTTGGAGGGAAGAGAAATTTGAAATGGAAAAGGGTAAAGACCCTGAAAGGAGATTGTTTGATAGGTTCAACTCACCCAATTTCGCCGGCTCTGAGCTGCTGTTGCTGTTCTCTGTTACACTTCCAGACAGATAGTTGTTGTGGAGCTCTACTAAGTTGAGCTCAGGCAAGTAAATGAAGCCTTCAGGAATGCTACCATTCAAGTAATTCTGCCCCAATCTTACTCTCACAAGGCTCCAGCACCTCCCCAGACCCTCTGGGATTGGCCCAAAGAGAAAATTCTTCAGGAGAATCAATATCTTGAGCTGATTAGAAGAACATAGGCCTTCAGGGATCATGCCAGTTAGCTTATTCGAGGACAGATCGAGCACTTGAAGCTTACCATTTTGGCCGAGTTTCTCAGGGATCACACCTGTGAAATTGTTCATCCATAGCCCCAGAGTCTCCAAATTTGGCAAGTCAGCTACAAAATCTGGGATAGATCCATGTAATCTGTTCATGAACAGGTTTAGAAGTGTCAGCTCTCTCAGATTCGCAAGCTCAAATGGGATCTCACCTGTAAGGCCATTGGTTGAAAGATCAAGATTTACTAAACTTGTCAAGTTGCCCAACTGTTTCGGAATCGAACCTGATAAGAGATTGATATGAAGAAAGAGTGTGTCAAGTGATTTTAAATTCCCCAACTGGTGAGGAATAATCCCATCCAATTCGCAGCTTGAGAGATCCAAATGGACTAAGTTAACCAAATTGCTGAGTTCCACCGGAATCCCGCCTTCGAATTCATTGTAATACCCCAAGTAAAGCTGTTTCAAGTTTGTAAGATTGCCCAACTCACCTGGAATCCTCCCACGGAGATCGTTTCCAGCAAGTGACAAGtactctaattcaatcaaattacCATATGCAGGTGGAATTTCCCCAAAGAAGAAGTTTCCACCGAAGTCCAAATACTTGATTTTCTTTAAACTCAGAATCCCAAGTGGCAGAGGAGCAGTGAAGTTGTTGTTATAAGCATCAAACACCTCCAAGTTTGCAAGGCCTGAATAGTTCCAGTCCAGGCCACCACTGAACTGATTGATTGAGACGTTGAGCCACTGGAGACTTGTTAAATTCGCAATCTCAATGCTGCCTGTGAAGTTGTTACCAGCAAGAGAGAGGTTAACCAACCGATCAAGACCAGAAATTAATGGCGAAACAGACCCAGAGAGATTCAAGTCTGTTACATCAACAGCAACAACTCGATCCTCAGAACATCTGATTCCTGCCCACCGGCATACCGAGCTCAGATTCGAGACATCCCAATTGCTTAATGCTGGATTGGGGAACTCAAATCCTTGCTTTAGTGAAGCTAAAATCAGAGCATCACTGATGAGAGAAGTAGCAGAAGCAGAGGTAACCAAAATGAACAACAGAGTCAAAGCAATCAAGGGAGGCATTcttttgagaaaaaacccaggTGAATAACAGGTTTTCAACTCTTGGGTACCGAGGAGTTTGAAAAGATGAGGTGTGTCACTGCTCTACTCAGTAAGAATTTATCAGAACAGGAAGGAACAGGAAAGGGAATCTTAGAAACTTTAGGTGTGTATAGGTTGAGAAGATCAAGCATCTTCAAAGGGGATACTTCacattcaaggaagaagaagagcttcacttttttaatttttctagaAATGGTGAGGGGAGTaagtagaagtagaagagaAGTTTGCAGAAGTTCTGCTATAAGTGGTCTTGCTATTATCTCTGCTCATTTTGGGCTCCTTTAAGCTAAGCTTGAGGAAAAGCAGTCAAAAAAAGGCaaataagatttttaaatttctataaaaaaaaccgttggattacaaaattttaaaGTTTATGAATAGGCTGAAAAAGCAATTAAagtgattctctctctctttaaccCAATGACAGATATACCCTTTAACCATAAAGGCCACCCCTTCACTTTGGATGACCTGACAAACATACCCTTTTCATTCTCATATAGTTGATTGAAATATCCTCCATCTCAATGACAAATAGGTAAATAATCACAGGGGAGGGGATCATAATGTGATTAATAACTTAAATAAACTACATTAGTAGCACATATATCCTAgacaagggtatttatgtcataTTAGAAGTCAGTCTTATAAAATTTTGAGTTTCAAGTCCTTTAATTTTTCTAGAAGTTTTGCCTTTTAATTTTTCTGAGCTAACATAACTTTCTTTATTGAAAATGAAAACACCTGCATAATGCATACAAGGGGTCCATGTATTATGTCAGAGATGGGCAGTTCTTAGAATAAGAGATGTCATACATTCAACCCGACCCATCAATACAACCTAGAGATCCAAACCcgtctttttttgggtaagaatggGTATGTTTAAtgcaaggaagaaccagtgaattgaagcttttttttttctgctttattccttctccttccttacCCTACAGGAATGGGACCAActctccctttttctttggtAGGGAAGATGGTATGGTCTTAAAGAGAGGGCTCTAAAGTAAAGGCTTAGACGCTCCACttcaaaagaagaagcaaaaataCATTAAAACACTTCCTCATCACATGAAAAAGAGTGCTCTTGGACTACATTACCTTGAAATTGATCAAATAAAATTAGTTGGAACTCTTCTACCCCTACAATACTTCAAAGTGGCTTTTGTCTCTGTAACTGATGCTTTAGGGGCCACTGAGGATGGTGGATCCTTTAATGGAAAAGATTTAATTTCCATCAATGAAGTCTCTATCTGTTTTTATGAAGGGCAGGTAAAGACCCCTTTGAGGGGTTACCATCTTGCTTGTTGGCCTGTCTTTGTTAGGTGTTTTTGAAACCCTATTTATGTGTTCCCACCTCTTTTTATGATAATATGTTTTCAGAAGTACTTACTCACAGATCATGATCTGTGATATATATAGATTTGGTTGGATATAAGAATATAAGTAATCCATAAGGGTTAAAAGGAAAGTCCAAAGCATATATctatgtagagagagagagagctgtgTAACAGCAAGCTAGGTTGCTTTGTGGGTTCAAAGAAGGATAAAGAAGGCCTTTAGCAAAGGCAGTGTCTTCTACTTTGGGTCCCAGAGGCAACAAGAAGTTGATGAAGCCACAGAAAGAGAAAGAGTTAATTTCTTTAATTGAACTTTATTGTCAAATCTATGTTTTTTGCTCAAGGGTTTTCAGTGTATCAATTAAAAAGAATTGGTgccaatgaaaattttattgtttATGTGCCTCTCCAACCAACACAGTAGGGTAGATGATGAAATTATTTGTTTAAGGCATGGTTTGACCAAATTGGTCAAGCATGTCACTGAAATTAAAAATTTCCTAAGATACATTACAAATCATTTCATACATGGGAAGATGAAAATTTCATATTCATATAAATCACATATATCactatggaaaaaaaatactgCTTGGTTGCATAGCCCCTGTGCCCGCTCAGACACATAAGTGTGTGTAATTACCAccccttaaaataaaaaatctcatccatgtatATGCCCTTAaatgcactctcattggttcCCACACTGGTGTAGAGGCTACACAAccaggcagcgatctcttgcctaTATCACTATTAGGAGAGTTGTTGTCTTCAAAATAGGGGGACAGCTCTCTGAGTGCAAGTGGTATAGGAGAGCCCACCAATCAGGGGATGCTTTgatagttgatcaaataggggtggggaggagagaggagaaagatagacatagGAGCGATTAGCGTAGCTCACACAGGCAGCTCAGATAGACTTTACCTTTAACAGATGAGTTAGAATGAGGTTTTGAGAAAGTATTAGATAGGTTAAAGAAGGTAAAATGTTTTATGTCTGGTTCGTCTATAGAATATCTATGGATGATCCTCCTAGTTGTACCATGTAGATGGGTATGTGgcaattcttttttattttttttggtaacatatGTGACACTTCTAACCATTGGAATATATAGAGAATGGTCAT
The sequence above is a segment of the Telopea speciosissima isolate NSW1024214 ecotype Mountain lineage chromosome 7, Tspe_v1, whole genome shotgun sequence genome. Coding sequences within it:
- the LOC122669974 gene encoding leucine-rich repeat receptor-like serine/threonine-protein kinase BAM3 encodes the protein MPPLIALTLLFILVTSASATSLISDALILASLKQGFEFPNPALSNWDVSNLSSVCRWAGIRCSEDRVVAVDVTDLNLSGSVSPLISGLDRLVNLSLAGNNFTGSIEIANLTSLQWLNVSINQFSGGLDWNYSGLANLEVFDAYNNNFTAPLPLGILSLKKIKYLDFGGNFFFGEIPPAYGNLIELEYLSLAGNDLRGRIPGELGNLTNLKQLYLGYYNEFEGGIPVELSNLVNLVHLDLSSCELDGIIPHQLGNLKSLDTLFLHINLLSGSIPKQLGNLTSLVNLDLSTNGLTGEIPFELANLRELTLLNLFMNRLHGSIPDFVADLPNLETLGLWMNNFTGVIPEKLGQNGKLQVLDLSSNKLTGMIPEGLCSSNQLKILILLKNFLFGPIPEGLGRCWSLVRVRLGQNYLNGSIPEGFIYLPELNLVELHNNYLSGSVTENSNSSSEPAKLGELNLSNNLLSGSLPFSISNFSSLQILLLSGNQFSGLIPPSIGELHHVLKLDLSRNLLSNGIPPEIGNCSQLTYLDLSQNNLSGIIPPEISNIRILNYLNLSRNHLNQTIPKSIGNMKSLTAADFSFNDLSGKLPESGQFTFFNASSFAGNPRLCGSVLNNPCNFTTFMIKPGKAPGNFKLIFVLGLLICSLVFATAAIIKAKSFRRRGSHTWKMTAFQKLEFTVSDVLECTKDCNLIGRGGAGIVYLGKMPNGEEIAVKKLLGFGNTNHDHGFRAEIRTLGNIRHRNIVRLLAFCSNSETNLLVYEYMRNGSLGEALHGKKGGFLGWDLRYKIAIEAAKGLCYLHHDCSPLIVHRDVKSNNILLNSSFEAHVADFGLAKFLVDGGASECMSAIAGSYGYIAPEYAYTLRVDEKSDVYSFGVVLLELITGRRPVGDFGDGVDIVQWAKRSTNYCKEEVIRIIDSRLIDVPQDESMHVFFVAMLCIQENSVERPTMREVVQMLSEFPRHNPNQSSSSIPQLQQPKKIEQEKEFSKVPPVLLI